Proteins from a single region of Rubeoparvulum massiliense:
- the radA gene encoding DNA repair protein RadA — translation MAKIKTKFICQDCGYESPKWMGRCPGCNEWNTLHEEIEDHVPAWGNRHASRSASSVEPQPITQIQHEEELRYDTHMVEFNRVLGGGIVPGSLVLVGGDPGIGKSTILLQLSNQLATQGFNVLYVSGEESVKQISLRAKRLQIGAPTLYMLPETNLLEIIGQVEKMSPQILVIDSIQTIFHPEVTSAPGSVSQVRECTSILMRLAKQQGIATFIVGHVTKQGDIAGPRLLEHMVDTVLYFEGERHHTYRILRAVKNRFGSTNELGIYEMREEGLLEVQNPSKLFLSERPVGVAGSTVVASIEGTRPLLVEIQALLSPTAYGSPRRMTTGVDSQRVAMLMAVLEKRVGMMLGNQDAFVNVAGGVRLDEPAIDLAILIALASTFRNQPTQPNDVVVGEVGLTGEVRAVSRIEQRVHEAKKLGFKRIIIPVNNLQGWTPPKDIVVQGVSTVQEALEVVLGR, via the coding sequence ATGGCGAAGATCAAAACAAAATTTATTTGCCAAGATTGCGGCTACGAATCACCGAAATGGATGGGACGATGCCCTGGTTGCAATGAATGGAATACACTCCATGAAGAGATAGAGGATCATGTACCTGCCTGGGGCAATCGTCATGCAAGTAGAAGTGCTTCCTCTGTAGAGCCACAGCCCATCACGCAAATCCAGCATGAGGAAGAGCTGCGCTACGATACCCATATGGTTGAGTTTAATCGAGTATTGGGAGGAGGAATTGTACCAGGATCTTTGGTGTTAGTTGGTGGGGATCCAGGCATTGGGAAGTCCACCATTCTACTGCAGCTTTCAAACCAACTTGCTACGCAGGGCTTTAATGTCCTCTATGTATCAGGTGAGGAATCGGTGAAACAGATCTCCTTACGGGCAAAACGATTACAAATTGGTGCACCTACTCTCTATATGCTCCCTGAAACCAACCTACTGGAGATCATTGGTCAAGTGGAGAAGATGTCACCACAAATTCTCGTGATCGATTCTATTCAAACCATTTTTCATCCTGAGGTGACCTCTGCACCCGGAAGTGTTTCACAGGTACGAGAATGCACCTCCATCTTAATGAGACTGGCGAAGCAGCAAGGGATTGCTACTTTTATTGTAGGACACGTTACCAAGCAGGGAGATATTGCTGGTCCGCGCTTGTTAGAGCATATGGTGGATACAGTTCTTTATTTTGAAGGAGAGAGACATCACACCTATCGAATACTTCGAGCGGTGAAGAATCGTTTTGGCTCCACCAATGAATTAGGAATATATGAGATGCGTGAAGAGGGACTCTTGGAGGTACAAAATCCATCTAAACTATTTTTATCGGAACGGCCTGTAGGTGTAGCGGGGTCAACTGTAGTAGCTAGCATTGAAGGGACGAGACCCTTACTTGTTGAAATTCAAGCGCTTCTATCACCTACAGCATATGGCTCACCACGAAGGATGACCACAGGGGTGGATTCACAACGTGTAGCGATGTTAATGGCAGTACTAGAAAAAAGAGTGGGGATGATGCTGGGTAATCAAGACGCCTTTGTGAATGTGGCAGGCGGTGTACGCTTAGATGAACCAGCCATTGATTTGGCCATCCTAATTGCATTAGCATCTACATTTCGCAATCAACCTACACAGCCTAATGATGTGGTGGTAGGAGAAGTGGGATTAACAGGAGAAGTACGTGCTGTATCACGAATTGAGCAGCGTGTTCATGAAGCAAAGAAACTAGGCTTTAAACGAATTATTATTCCAGTTAATAATCTACAAGGATGGACTCCGCCAAAAGATATCGTAGTACAAGGAGTATCCACCGTTCAAGAAGCACTTGAGGTCGTCTTAGGGAGGTAA